Sequence from the Castanea sativa cultivar Marrone di Chiusa Pesio chromosome 12, ASM4071231v1 genome:
AATTACCAACAAAATCTttgttagttttatatatatatatatatatatatatatatatatatatatatatatatatatatatatataatttgttagtCACAATTGAAAATGAAGATTTGAGATCTAGATATCTTTGTTAAAAATACAAAGAAGTATTAAATAGGtgagttacaaggctcttgtcaactacaaataataacttaaattagtatcttctcaaaaaaaaaaaaaaaactcaaattagtATCTTCTCTTGTTTTTAGCTTTGGATCAACTAATGGCCAATGCCATTCCCTTGTTTATAGCTTCGGAATAAATAACGGCCAATATACCATTTATGACAAGTTCATTTTAACAGTTCCTTGCTTACCAATTATTATGCTATAATGGCTTTGGTTTAATTTCTTGGCCAAAATGTGAGgacattttcaaatttcatgtaaaaggaaaaatgtaaaTAGGGCCCCCTCAACTATTAGTGTGTTTGAAATagcttattttcttttgattattttgcTCAAAACAAGTTTGCAAACAAACTTTTTTCATCTAAAAAGATGATTAAACTGttaaaaaacaaactttataCCTGCGTTCCAAGAATAACAGCATCCTTTTCAAGAAAAAGGGTGAAATGGCTGGTGAGATTAAAGCTTCCAGTTAACCATTTTCCAGGAGGTACAATAAGTTGTGCCCCACCATCTGATGCATATCTGCTTAGATTACGAATTGCAGAATTAAAAACCTTTGTGTTTAATGTTTTTCCATCACCAACTGCTCCAAAATCAGTCAAAAATGCAGTATGCTTTCGACAATTTATTGCCTGATACACTAATTTTTCAGCAAGTAAACCACAGTCTGCGACTCTTAAACTTAATATTCCCAAGATAACAATCGCTGAGAGAACCTGCATAATTGTTATAAATTATCGCGTCAACTTTTATTTCCctataacaaaaagaaagaagaaatgcTACAATTtataacactttcacaacaaattttaagtagtaagttgttataagttttaatttaaacctcagtattgaaattatttttttactcactagTAACAATAAGTATCaatttgtcatttaaaatttattatgaaaatgttgtagattaCTAGTtctctttaaaagaaaatcataaaggaacaattttataaaaaatgtgttatgaccacaaaatttttacaatactttcaacaaatcatgtaataagttgttattgtttttaatttgaacttgTCACTAATATTACCTTTTTTTGCCCAtataataacaaccaataataaGCTACTACTAATGATTTCTTGTAAAAGCATTGTGAAAATACTGTGGATGGCATTTCTCAAGtacaaaaccaagaaaatattatataaaaaccGAAACACAAAGCAAGAAAACCTAGGAGTTCGGAGAAAACGTACATTGGTTTTGAACTTTAGAGACAGTCCCATGTTTTGAGAAGACTGAAGGTTGAAGAGAATGTTTAAGATTGATTTTCATTGTAGAAGAATTAAGAGGGAATTTAAAGAGTTGTGGAGGTGAACTTTGGAAGGATATCTGCGTCGCATCTATCTATGAGATGGTCATACATAGAAATTCACGTATTCGGTTTCCATTTTTTTCGTAGAGGaattaatttactttttatttatttttttatatataaataattaattcactcttttttaatttgatagagagattttttttaaaaaggaaaattttgatagaGAGAATTACTTGCTTTTGAATCTTAGATGCCACTTTTTAGGTGATCATGCTGGggttcaaggaaaaaaaaaaaaaaaaaagaggctttAGTTAAAAGTTAGGTATCACTTTTTAGGTGTTATATATTAGATGTTTGATGTTTCAAATGTATATTGCTCAATTCAGTATTAAAGATGTCagctttttgtaaaaaaaaattaaataaataaaacagttAATTCAGTCATGTGATTCTAtcgtttcaaaaaaattcagatatatACTTTAATACTTGGTCAATGttgttatataattaaacttAATTTAACTGAGTAATTTAAggaattgtatatatttttgtcCTTTCAAGAGTAGGATATTTGAGAAATTTGTGTAAACAGATGAGAATCGTTCCTTAAATTTTGACTTCGTTGAGTTTTTTGGGTAGTTGTAGTTACTAGTTAATTTGCTAATTGTGGTATTCCGGTGTTGCCCATTTTGGGTAGGGGTGTATTGTATTTGTGGGCGggaatttggttttgttgtcCCTTGTTGGTAGTTCAGTTGAgctattttctcatttttcttaatttttactcGTTGATAAGATTTGCttattaattcaaaaaaaaaaaaaagactaatgatttttaatatttgaccCCTTTTTCAGAAAGTTTAAATATTTGACCTAGAATCTTATTGTCATCCACATGATTAGTATTGAACAAGGATGGTTGATTCATCTCAAATTCTAAATGAAAAGTGCATCAAAGATTTCACTTGATCgttgaaaaattattaatttattactaTCATCGTAAAGAGAATACAGCCCTTACTAAATCCCTGATAAGTTTACAAGTTACAACTTAtgttatttcttcattttaaagtaaaatattttaaaatttgaaaatattccCTTTTGATTAAACCCCTATCATGATTTGGTGATCAGTAATAATgtttaaccccaaaaaaaaaaaagtttctcctattaaaaaaaaaaaattcactaacTATTATCAGGATTTGGTcatgggagttttttttttttttaataatttgaaatattCTAACACTTAATAATAGAGAAGttttatatccacaatattttcataacactttcacaacaaattctaaatgacaagttgttataaatttttaatttgaatccaccATCGAAATCACATTTTTGCCCAGTGGTAACAACAAGTAACAACTTGCTACcaaagatttgttgtgaaaatattgtaaacatagtATTTCTCTTTAGGTTGTTagcattaaataatttttttttagcaaggTTTTTATCCAACTTGGATTGCATAAATTTTTATGCAACTCATTACGTGgtagttaaaaaaaatccacatgtaTTATTTAACTAAGTcacataactcattaaaaatGTCATCTAACGATAAATACACGTGGATggtttttttaatcatcaagtAACGGGTTGCATAAAAACCTGCTGTAACTCAGATGGACAAACTATGATGGAGAGTTAATGCCAATACAAATATCCATTAGACATTGTTAAAGCCAAAAatattaatccaaaaaaaaataaaaatcaagagGTCATATATAGAGAGAATTGAAATACTCTTAAACCATATCAAAATtaagaacaaatttaaaaataggaaCTCTTTATTTCCGTTGGTTTAATGTTTCAAAACtaattttgttacattttttattcaatgttttaagaaaactatttgttttatttggttcaatgtttcaaggttttttttttttttttttttttttttcttacacacAAAAAACTCTTTGCATTTTCGTTCACACTTTTCACTTctactcctttatatatatatatatgctcaCAGTCCTTCATGTCATCTCATCTCAAATACACTTAGGCAAAAAACGATATTATTTACCTTAAACCTTTCAACTATACCTACGTAACTCCAAGATTGTGGTACCATTTGATTCTAACCCGTATGAATAGGCTATGACCAAGGAAAGGGGTTTGCTTTTTTTATTCAGTGACAGTAGCTTACAATTTTGATGTTGAAGTCAGACATTGTGAATTTTgtaaaagttgtgatttactTTGAGTCTTTAGGTGTTTGAGATTTTGGTTTGGGAAAgtcataaatgtattttattatagaactaaagaaaaaaaaaatctaattaattgattatttatgaaattagctttttttaataaaacattgtgttagaactcataatttgctgggttttttttactactattttgTGTGGTATGAGccatagaaataaaaataaaaattgatgatgatttcaaagtttttctaggtttttttttaaggattcaGAAACctaactaaaaacaattaaattttgataaatggaTGTGTTTTTAGccaatttctctttgtttaatcacattttctttatatatatacgGGGAGACGAGGATTCGAGAATAAAGATGATGAATTAAGGACAATGCCAGGAGTAAGAACCTAGGAAAGCATCGGCAGAATGTCCTCGAGAAAATATAAGTGACCTTATGCAAGTGCAAAAAGACCACAACGCCCGAGGACTTCGAGGATGTCAACATGCCCTCAAGAAACCAAGAACCAAGGCTAAAGGTTGTTGGGTGCAAACCGAGGGCGAAGATAAATATTTGTCGCCAAGctggaaagaaaggaaagagaatgGATAAAGCATCCATCACTTCTGCATTCAATGCTCTGTAATCACTTAGCTGgttgcattaatgaggaaatgacattTGAAACAACCCAGCTCATATCTCAGTATGGAAGCCTTCTAGTAAGgtcttgatgggacaagtatcggAGAAATTTAATCCTGACCTTCCAAATGTAGGGCTCAGATACATCTTAACTGATTATATAAAGCTAAGAAGCATTTGGAGAGCTAAGAAGCATTTGGAGGAAGGGAGGAACTTTTGGAGACTTGAAAATCATTTGTAATTGCTATCTCGAACTAAACCCGagtgtaaggttgaatttattcaaccatttgttggctttattttgtgccaaatttggTTGTAATTCAGTAATTaaataccctgtatttaggtgggaaccatgtaagggttgtgtgtgagagagtgtgaagaattcaagtgtgTGTGCAATCAAGAAGTTtgccacacgtgtgaagcatgcaagaaGCTAAAGGATCATGACAGTTGGAGCACTATAGGACAAAAAATACAGTTTGGCCAGTCAGTTATTTCGTGACTGAAACTCGCTACTAGTCCCAGTCGCGAGTCAAGTCGCCAGAACCCCTTGTTAtgcagaaaaatgacttttcacattccttctCATACCCTTCTATAaaacccttatacccacgaaatgttgAGAActtccaaagagaattttgagtgagaaaccctagagaaaaacaagattgactcatccataatcttagacatttgattctccaaattcgtCTACTCTCACCATCTCCATTGACATACCATGGAGAGGttcattagccaaatccttatctcaccatacccatatctatGAGGAGGTTATTTGGTTCTTGGGAAACAGTTCACagaggaccaattcatttggttgatgcaatgggcttattgcagGATCGAGGAAGCTAAAGAAGACATGGTTAGGCTTAACCTTGTTGGAATAaaaagcttggagggcttagatgcattgggtagattaggcttgtaGGGTCTagtgctattcgtgtatcccaactttattgtTTAATGGATATTTTCACTGCTTAGAgagcggcagagaggtttttcatcgagttctttggtttcctcttcgaaaACATGTGCCgatgttatctttgtgtttgcatctttctaaCCCTCACTCTTGCCTTTTAATTGCTGTtgtattgtgattaattatggtttagagttgtttatttatttgggtattgcttgtacttatcattctgcacatctattgtttgagtataagcttgtattggttattttgaaaaagggggtctaaacattcactagtgttttacacaccaagtaactttcaattggtattagagcgggtacACTTTGTCGGATTTCTAtatcctaagtgtgatccttgacccttaGATGGACAGGTCTTAATCCCTAAATGCACCTCCCTTCTTCGATGGGAATAATTACGCCTTTTGGAAAGTGCGTATGCATGCATTCTTGTGCTTTATTGATGAGAGCGTATGGGATGTTGTTGAGATTGGATGGACTAGGCCAGAGGTAGCCAAATCTGCTTGGGATAAGACAGCCCTTGTAGCAGCCAATGCTAATAGTAAAGCtttaaatgctttttttttttttttgtatggtgtCTCACTCGATGAATTCCAGAGGATCTCCCATATAACAATTTCCAAGGAAGCGTGGCAAATCTTGGAGACCACATATGAAGGCACCAAGACAGTGAAAGACACCAAGTTACAAATGCTCACCACTTGCTTCGAAGAACTAAAAATGAGCGAAGATGAGTTGTTCGACTCCTTTTATGGGAAGTTAAATGAAGTGATGATTGGCAAATTCAACTTGGGTGAAAAGAAGGAGGACTCCAAGGTTGTTAGGAAGATCCTACGATCATTGCCGGAGAGCTTTTGTGCCAAGGTCACCTCAATTGAAGAGAGTAAAGATCTTGATGAgatcaaaattcaagaactcaTTGGTTCTCTTCAAACTTATGAGCTGTCTCTACCATCACAAAGGAAGAGCAAATCTCTTGCTCTTAAGAAGATCAATGAGAGAGTCGAAGCTTAAGATTTCTCGGATAAGGATGAGGTTGAAAAGGAGATGGCGTACCTTGCAAAGAACTTCTGTAAGTTCTTAAAATTCAAGAAGGGTGGAAAGATGTTTAAGAAAGGcaaattctcaaatttcaaaaaggaTAAGAAGGACTTCAAGAAGGACTCCAAAGAATCCTCTTCATCTCAAGCAGTCATGTGCTATGAGTGCAAAGGGCATGGCCATGTGAAGAAAGAATGCCCCACTTATTTGAAGGCAAAGGGTAAAGTATTTGCTACTATCCCTAGTGACTCAGATAGCTCCAACTCGGATTCTGAAGATAGTTGTGACGGAGATGGAAACTACAATTCCTTTATGACTATTGCACCCGTGGACTCTTTGGATGATTTGAGCACTCTAGTGGAAGAGCTCGGTGAGCACACTGAAGTAGAGTCTATGGGGGTTGGAGAGGAATTCGACGATGAAAATGAAGGAGCAAGAGGATTGCAAGAATCCTATAATTCTCTTCTTGAGAAGACCGGAAAGTATGCTAGAGTGGCTAAGGCTGCCAtcagaaaaatgaagaaagctGAATAGGATTACAAGAGCATACTTGTGAGGCATAAAGAGACAAAATGCGAAGTTGAGGCATTGCATGAAGAGCTGACAAATGCCTATTCTAGGATAAAGTTTCTTGAGCTTGAAGTTATTCAAGCCAATGCCAAAGTGGAGCGGGTGGCTTCAAAGAAACTTGATGAGGTGCTTGCTTGTTAAAAGCCCTGTGAGAGACCAAGAAATTAggtactctaaaaaaaaaagagatttttggaGTGCTTTTTAGGGAACCTCTCTTTTTgcgtaagtggtgtggagttgccacttattttttatacaaaaaaaaagaaaaactaaatataaaatacatgactgaatagtatccttctcattgattgaataaaaatacatgttagaaaattgaaaattacgtAGCTTTGGGTcttagttacaaactaccaaataattagctttttgtcctagttacattctacccaaaataaaaaataaagacaaggcatggatctacctatccaaaagaactaGATTCGGTGGCTacgttacggaatgggaaggtgttaggcacccattccgcccaaaCAAAGcctggtcttctagacttttgtgaccaatgtaccatttatgcatgctatgaatgacatgttgtatatatgaacaaaactaaatcacagaaatttatttatgaatgaatcctcttctttgttttaaaaaattcagatctgtttttgtgattaaaaaaattgattttagttTGTCAAAATGCCAGATCTGttttgtaataataaaaaaaaaaggtttttggagagaaaaactcagatctgtttttgagaataaaaaataaaaaaaacatggttTTAACTTTGTAAAAGACCAGATTTGTtttatgatgataaaaaaaaaggtttttgacAACAGAAggatcagatctgtttttataggttcaaaaaatacaaaaaagattttttatgaaGAGAATTTCATTCATAAGATAAATCTATGCTACATGaactaaataaaacaaacaacaaacatAACAATCGTGCATAATCATTTTCgttatttcaaaatctgcatttattaaagaaaaaaaattagatttgtatCTAAGAaggatacaaatcagtttttgatttaagaaaaatttagatctacatctaataaagatgtagatctgtttttattttaagaaaaattcagatctaaatctaagaaagatgcagatccgtttttgtttaagaaaaattcagatatgcatctaagaaagatgtagatctatttttattttaagaaaaagaattagttATATGTAGattattgaaattaagaaagagatcataacaattatataaaaacaagATCATACTTTAACAAAACAATGATTAAAAATTCATGTTAGGGATAAAGGAAAACATGCATCATCAAAAACAAGAAGCATAAAAAAGAATAGGGGTTattgaaaacaacctcttgcatgagtaCTCCTTGTTCTAGAGAggatattttagggttcaaagaaatttatttaattatatttgaaacctaaaaaccctaattttggcAGCAAATATTAGCAAATATAAGCATTTTGAGAGTTTAAAAATGTATGCCTCTTAGAGCACCCAAAAAAAGTCCTTTGAATTATGAGATACAGTCTCTATTTATAAAGGCttgaaaactctaaa
This genomic interval carries:
- the LOC142620172 gene encoding uncharacterized protein LOC142620172 — encoded protein: MHAFLCFIDESVWDVVEIGWTRPEVAKSAWDKTALVAANANSKALNAFFFFLYGVSLDEFQRISHITISKEAWQILETTYEGTKTVKDTKLQMLTTCFEELKMSEDELFDSFYGKLNEVMIGKFNLGEKKEDSKVVRKILRSLPESFCAKVTSIEESKDLDEIKIQELIGSLQTYELSLPSQRKSKSLALKKINERVEA